In Eremothecium gossypii ATCC 10895 chromosome II, complete sequence, the genomic window CGGTGAAGAAGGTGTACTCGCTGATTTCGAGGTTTGCAGGAAGCTCGCTGCCCGAGCCCGCGCGAAGCCAGGTTCGGGAGACCCTGCTCAAGATGCCGACGAACTGGTCCTTGACCGTCAATTCCGCGTCGCGGGAGACGCCCACGAACGCCCGCCTGTCGGCGAACAGCAAGATGCTCATTCTGGCGGAGGAGTCTCTGGACATGGTCAGCAACATCATCCAGGTTTTCGACATGACGCTCGGACGGGCCGAGGAGTGGGTGAAGCACAAGCAGGAGCTCAAGGAGCTGATCAAGTCGCAGTACATGGAGGCACAGCTCAAGTCCAAGGTAAAAcagcagctggagaagGAGCAGTCCGAGCAACAGCGACACGAGTTGAAGCGCAGCTCTGTATAGTATTATATTACAGAATATGTAAGCGTCTTGTACACATTTGAGTCAGCCCTGCAGTGCATTGAGTCGTTCGCGCATCTCGCGCAACATGTTGTCCGCCTCGTCTTTGATGTCTTCCTCGGGGACCACCTCCTCCAGGGCATCCTGCCGTTCCAGCTGCGTTTCTGGCACGTTATCAACAGCATTGAACTTGGCACCGGTGTACTGCATCACGATTTGCTCCACCTGCTCGTCCacctcctcgtcgtcgacgGTCATGTCGATGTTCTCCAGCGAGTCGTTCACCATCTCGCTGACAATGCCGGaccgcagcagctccttctccagctccatcatcgtgctgcgcagctgcggcacGCTCACGAGCGAGTTCACCTCCCTCATCAGCCCAGCGCTCTGCGCCATGGTCTGCTGCATTTTGTTCATGTGGAACGCCTCCTCTATTTTCATCCCCACAGACTGCAGCTGCGCCTTCGACGTGTAAATCCGATCGTACTGCTTGTTGATTTGGTACAGCTCCTTGGCGTATATCCGCACCGTCTTGACGTCGTTCGTCTTCGCAGACTTCTTGATCAGCACCTGCGTCTTCCCCTTCAGCGCTGCCAGCTCACGCAGCGATTTGTCAAGCTGCCGCTGGTTCTTCCGCAAGATGGCCTTCAGCTTGCGGTGCTGCTCACGCGGATCGACTCCCCAGATGGCCGTCTTGATGAAGTTCATTCTACCGCCACCAATACAAACAAGTCAATTCGTTCAACACACAGCCCCCTTGGCCGCCAATATGAGAACTCCTGTCAGCAGTTCTCCCGGACAGTTTTATCTGACCTCTCGATTACCCGTCAGCTGGCAAGCAAGTTGTAGCACTGGTCTTGTACCTCAGTATGGGAGACTAATGCTTCACAGTGCCCTTAAACTGTTACCAGTCGCCTGTAGTGGTCACATGACCTATCACAAACATGGTACCTGGGAATGCACCTCTCAACCATCAAGTATTCTATC contains:
- the VPS24 gene encoding ESCRT-III subunit protein VPS24 (Syntenic homolog of Saccharomyces cerevisiae YKL041W (VPS24)); amino-acid sequence: MNFIKTAIWGVDPREQHRKLKAILRKNQRQLDKSLRELAALKGKTQVLIKKSAKTNDVKTVRIYAKELYQINKQYDRIYTSKAQLQSVGMKIEEAFHMNKMQQTMAQSAGLMREVNSLVSVPQLRSTMMELEKELLRSGIVSEMVNDSLENIDMTVDDEEVDEQVEQIVMQYTGAKFNAVDNVPETQLERQDALEEVVPEEDIKDEADNMLREMRERLNALQG